Proteins from one Pontibacter korlensis genomic window:
- a CDS encoding zinc-dependent metalloprotease, whose amino-acid sequence MTSPLTRTLWLLLILPFLSAGLAVAQKLPGIASKTAGMKKYPGYFTFYYDDAAGKIWLEVDKLNQEFLYVNSLPAGLGSNDIGLDRGQLGGERVVYFEKVGPKVMLVQPNLGYRAITNNKNEARAVEESFAKSILWGFKAEAEEGNRVLVDATDFLLRDAHNVTGSIKRTGQGNYKLDASRSAVYLPRTKNFPQNSEFEATLTFTGGDDAGRFVYEVAPDVQALTLRQHHSFIQLPDNKYKPREADPRAGYFGISYFDYATPVDENIEKRFIARHRLQKKDPSARVSEAVEPIVYYVDNGAPEPIRTALLEGARWWNQAFEAAGYRDAFRVEVLPDSADPMDVRYNIIQWVHRSTRGWSYGASVTDPRTGEIIKGHVSLGSLRVRQDYLIAEGLLAPYEEGKPVNKAMMDMALARIRQLSAHELGHTLGIMHNYAANNNASVMDYPHPQAKLDRTGNIDLSKAYDTGIGEWDKVAVTYGYQDFPAGTNEKQALNDILAKGRANNLQFISDRDARATGGAHPTAHLWDNGTSATDELLSVLRIREKALQNFSERNIKPGAAMSTLEDVLVPIYNYHRYQTEAAVKLIGGLNYTYAVRGDGQLVTEVVSKGEQQKALDAMLKTISPEVLAVPEHIIKLIPPRAPGLRNSRELFAKRTGLTFDPLAAAEASADFSVSFLLHPERASRLVEQGARSNTLSLQNVTEQLIQNTWKSRREKGLQEQVQLQTEQVVLTHLMALANNEGASYQARAVATATLKDLKNYIETRLRTNKQGTYHAHLTFALERLNRPVVEEVKPNKTLDLPPGSPIGSGEVLRCE is encoded by the coding sequence ATGACATCACCCCTTACCAGAACGCTTTGGTTGCTGCTCATACTGCCGTTTCTCTCGGCAGGTTTGGCTGTGGCCCAAAAACTCCCCGGCATTGCCTCCAAAACGGCAGGCATGAAAAAGTATCCCGGTTACTTTACCTTTTACTATGATGATGCCGCTGGCAAAATATGGCTGGAGGTAGACAAACTGAACCAGGAGTTCCTGTACGTAAACTCGTTGCCAGCAGGACTCGGCTCTAACGACATCGGCCTGGACCGCGGCCAGTTGGGAGGCGAAAGAGTAGTATACTTCGAGAAGGTCGGACCTAAAGTGATGCTAGTGCAGCCTAACCTAGGGTACCGCGCCATCACGAATAACAAGAACGAAGCACGAGCTGTAGAAGAATCTTTCGCCAAGTCTATACTTTGGGGCTTTAAGGCAGAGGCCGAAGAAGGAAACAGAGTATTGGTTGACGCTACTGACTTCCTGCTCCGCGATGCTCACAACGTAACGGGAAGTATAAAGCGCACAGGCCAGGGCAATTATAAGCTTGACGCCAGCCGCTCAGCTGTTTACCTGCCACGCACCAAAAACTTCCCGCAGAACTCTGAGTTCGAAGCCACCCTTACCTTTACAGGTGGCGATGACGCAGGCCGTTTCGTGTACGAGGTAGCCCCGGACGTACAAGCCCTCACCCTGCGCCAGCACCATTCCTTTATTCAGTTGCCAGACAATAAGTATAAACCCCGCGAGGCCGATCCACGCGCCGGTTACTTCGGCATTTCCTACTTCGACTATGCCACACCGGTAGACGAGAACATAGAAAAACGTTTTATTGCCCGTCACCGCCTGCAGAAAAAAGATCCATCGGCCAGGGTGTCAGAAGCTGTGGAACCTATTGTGTACTATGTAGATAATGGCGCACCAGAGCCTATCCGCACTGCCTTGCTGGAAGGTGCCCGCTGGTGGAACCAGGCGTTTGAAGCTGCCGGCTACCGAGATGCCTTCCGGGTAGAAGTTTTACCTGATTCAGCCGACCCGATGGACGTGCGCTATAATATTATTCAGTGGGTACACCGAAGTACTCGTGGCTGGTCTTACGGCGCTTCGGTAACAGACCCACGCACAGGTGAAATCATCAAAGGGCATGTTTCGCTGGGATCTCTGCGCGTGCGCCAGGACTACCTGATTGCCGAGGGTCTGCTGGCTCCTTATGAAGAAGGAAAGCCAGTGAACAAAGCTATGATGGACATGGCACTAGCGCGAATCCGACAGCTTTCGGCACACGAGCTGGGTCATACATTGGGCATCATGCATAACTATGCCGCCAATAACAATGCCTCTGTAATGGATTACCCGCATCCGCAAGCAAAGCTCGACCGCACTGGCAACATAGACCTGAGCAAAGCTTACGACACAGGTATAGGCGAATGGGATAAAGTAGCAGTGACATATGGTTACCAGGATTTCCCGGCAGGCACGAATGAGAAACAGGCCCTGAACGATATTTTAGCCAAAGGCAGAGCAAACAACCTGCAGTTTATCTCCGACCGTGATGCCCGTGCTACGGGAGGTGCTCACCCAACCGCCCACCTTTGGGATAATGGCACCAGCGCCACAGATGAGCTACTGAGCGTGCTGCGCATCCGTGAGAAGGCACTACAAAACTTCTCTGAGAGGAACATTAAGCCTGGCGCAGCTATGAGTACTCTAGAGGATGTGTTGGTACCGATCTATAACTACCACCGCTACCAGACAGAGGCTGCTGTAAAACTGATTGGCGGCCTGAACTATACCTACGCTGTGCGTGGCGATGGCCAACTGGTAACCGAAGTGGTAAGCAAGGGAGAGCAGCAAAAAGCGCTGGATGCCATGCTGAAAACCATCTCGCCGGAAGTGCTTGCAGTACCAGAGCATATCATCAAGCTGATACCGCCACGTGCCCCTGGGTTACGTAACAGCCGAGAGCTTTTCGCCAAGCGCACCGGCCTTACCTTCGATCCACTGGCTGCCGCAGAGGCCTCTGCCGATTTCTCTGTGTCATTCTTGTTGCACCCGGAGCGCGCGTCGCGATTGGTTGAACAAGGAGCCCGTAGCAACACCCTTAGCCTGCAGAATGTAACAGAACAGCTGATTCAAAACACCTGGAAGAGCCGCCGCGAAAAAGGATTACAGGAGCAAGTGCAGCTGCAAACAGAACAGGTAGTACTGACACACCTGATGGCCTTGGCAAATAACGAAGGCGCTTCTTACCAGGCTCGCGCCGTAGCCACTGCCACACTAAAGGATCTGAAAAACTACATTGAAACCAGGCTGCGCACCAACAAGCAAGGCACCTACCATGCTCACCTTACGTTTGCCCTAGAGCGATTGAACCGCCCTGTTGTAGAGGAGGTGAAGCCAAACAAAACATTAGACCTGCCTCCGGGCTCACCAATAGGAAGTGGTGAAGTACTAAGGTGTGAGTAG